The following proteins come from a genomic window of Aspergillus luchuensis IFO 4308 DNA, chromosome 3, nearly complete sequence:
- a CDS encoding aspartate/glutamate racemase family protein (COG:E;~EggNog:ENOG410PPX2;~InterPro:IPR015942;~PFAM:PF01177;~antiSMASH:Cluster_3.1;~go_function: GO:0036361 - racemase activity, acting on amino acids and derivatives [Evidence IEA];~go_process: GO:0006807 - nitrogen compound metabolic process [Evidence IEA]), which produces MTVPTKTQYSILVINPNTSTHMTNTLIPILDNLGHGGIQFDYFTAPASESVTLPDGRVVEGVPSIDSGDDSVKSAFYCMPFLEQLVSEYDGFIVACFSAHPLVGMLKEKVRSIEDAESSGVPSELKVKKKYVTGIFEAAVLAALGVISSFQATPGPDWGKAQSRDTFGIISTGKVWETELSKAVADMLGNSGDSTSTGRFAGVETTGLTAVELHTTPPQEVRRRLVEATERLLKKAAHPVGAICMGCAGMVGMEDAIREGCVRTYGRQKGSQVRIVDGVIAGAGMLATACKAGF; this is translated from the coding sequence ATGACTGTGCCAACGAAAACTCAATATTCCATTCTTgtcatcaaccccaacactTCAACGCACATGACCAATACTTTGATACCCATACTGGATAACCTCGGGCATGGAGGCATACAATTTGACTACTTCACAGCTCCAGCATCCGAATCAGTCACGCTCCCCGATGGAAGAGTGGTAGAAGGAGTGCCCAGTATCGACTCCGGTGACGATTCTGTCAAGTCGGCTTTTTATTGCATGCCCTTCCTGGAGCAACTGGTGTCCGAGTATGATGGCTTCATTGTCGCCTGCTTCTCAGCTCATCCCCTCGTTGGTATGCTCAAAGAAAAAGTCCGGTCGATCGAAGACGCAGAGTCATCGGGAGTTCCCTCGGAACTGAAGGTCAAGAAAAAGTACGTGACGGGTATCTTTGAAGCGGCAGTTCTTGCTGCTCTCGGCGTGATTAGTTCATTCCAAGCCACTCCGGGCCCAGATTGGGGCAAGGCCCAATCTCGAGATACGTTCGGCATAATTTCGACCGGTAAAGTCTGGGAGACTGAACTCAGCAAAGCGGTCGCTGACATGCTTGGCAACTCGGGAGATTCCACATCCACTGGTCGGTTTGCTGGGGTGGAAACGACTGGACTGACGGCCGTCGAACTACACACCACCCCTCCCCAAGAAGTGAGAAGGAGACTGGTCGAAGCGACAGAACGGCTTTTGAAGAAGGCAGCCCATCCTGTTGGTGCGATATGCATGGGCTGTGCCGGCATGGTGGGCATGGAAGACGCAATAAGAGAGGGATGTGTCAGGACATACGGACGACAAAAAGGCAGTCAAGTCAGAATAGTCGACGGCGTTATTGCTGGGGCGGGGATGCTTGCGACGGCTTGCAAAGCCGGTTTCTAG
- a CDS encoding uncharacterized protein (COG:S;~EggNog:ENOG410Q246;~antiSMASH:Cluster_3.1), whose protein sequence is MRVLLCNGFAKKRGLNHYAPTAWSTQMTERTTIDMADSMFIDSLPVFHKPPELLRKTGYKNPEDPYNTPLQYAYKSSGTC, encoded by the exons ATGCGTGTCCTTCTCTGCAACGGCTTCGCCAAAAAGCGAGGCTTAAACCATTATGCGCCCACCGCGTGGTCGACGCAAATGACGGAGAGAACAACAATCGACATGGCGGACTCAAT GTTCATTGACTCTCTTCCCGTTTTCCACAAGCCGCCGGAATTACTTAGAAAGACCGGGTATAAAAACCCAGAAGATCCCTACAATACGCCACTTCAATACGCCTACAAGTCATCTGGCACCTGCTGA
- a CDS encoding uncharacterized protein (COG:S;~EggNog:ENOG410Q246;~InterPro:IPR029063,IPR016461,IPR001077;~antiSMASH:Cluster_3.1;~go_function: GO:0008168 - methyltransferase activity [Evidence IEA];~go_function: GO:0008171 - O-methyltransferase activity [Evidence IEA]): protein MHDWSDENRRRILSHITSAMEKGYSKLLLEDHIVPDQNAGARETLLDMTVVVWCPGIERTRRQWTELLQSVGLVIRNFWLPEGHAKGVIEAELLDARGI from the coding sequence ATGCATGATTGGTCAGATGAGAATCGCAGGCGCATTTTAAGCCACATTACTAGTGCTATGGAGAAGGGCTACTctaagcttcttcttgaagatcATATTGTTCCTGACCAAAATGCCGGTGCCCGAGAGACCTTACTTGATATGACGGTCGTGGTTTGGTGTCCGGGAATTGAACGGACTCGCCGGCAATGGACAGAGCTTTTGCAATCTGTCGGACTAGTGATCAGGAACTTCTGGCTACCAGAGGGACATGCCAAGGGCGTTATCGAAGCCGAACTCCTCGACGCAAGAGGTATTTGA
- a CDS encoding phosphotransferase family protein (COG:S;~EggNog:ENOG410PNAW;~InterPro:IPR011009,IPR002575,IPR008266;~PFAM:PF01636;~TransMembrane:1 (o321-345i);~antiSMASH:Cluster_3.1;~go_function: GO:0004672 - protein kinase activity [Evidence IEA];~go_process: GO:0006468 - protein phosphorylation [Evidence IEA]), whose translation MIHANGASPVPLPQVTTAEMERHVDNITPIRNILSSTPYECSTIEQLSGGHLNLTYRGLLAHPLADGSKSVIIKHSKDYVTFVPGVTCLASRCKVEYGVLEALARGLVAPKHYEGVIVKTPCPYHFFEQNVQIMEDLQGTTPLVDIISAAGCHMSPNLAASLGYAIGSWLGSLHCSTSKRGGGKFDLHENPVGRDTMYRFYLGRLEEKIRTAPHLFDGVADQVRKYAVEEIERRDEDCGMSLVHGDFSVRNLLISDASQDRGYVTVSPIDFESSHYGRRDQDLAQIMGDLYILEIVKGVKMGRTLLQHIIRGYPVLHEEEIFHTACYVGIMIIVWTFAIGIGMTVEQEEQIILFARDLIVRSQERDRAWLETTIVGCLFQESQGV comes from the exons ATGATACATGCAAATGGGGCCTCCCCGGTTCCGCTTCCACAAGTCACGACGGCTGAGATGGAACGGCACGTTGACAATATCACCCCCATCCGCAACATCCTGTCGTCTACACCTTATGAATGTTCCACTATTGAGCAATTGAGTGGTGGTCATCTGAACCTCACCTACCGTGGTCTACTTGCTCACCCGCTCGCCGACGGGAGCAAGAGTGTTATTATCAAGCATTCAAAGGACTATGTGACTTTCGTCCCTGGTGTTACGTGCCTAGCCAGTCGATGT AAAGTCGAATATGGAGTTTTGGAAGCCTTGGCGCGAGGGCTCGTCGCGCCAAAACATTACGAAGGCGTTATTGTGAAGACACCCTGTCCATATCACTTCTTCGAGCAGAATGTGCAGATCATGGAGGACTTGCAGGGTACAACCCCTCTCGtggacatcatctccgccgctGGATGTCATATGTCCCCTAATCTTGCCGCGTCCCTGGGCTATGCGATTGGCAGCTGGCTAGGTTCCCTTCACTGCTCGACATCGAAGCGTGGGGGCGGCAAATTTGACCTGCACGAGAACCCAGTAGGCCGGGACACTATGTATAGATTCTACTTGGGCAGGCTGGAGGAAAAGATCAGAACTGCCCCCCACCTTTTTGATGGCGTTGCAGACCAAGTGAGGAAGTATGCGGTTGAAGAGATCGAGCGACGTGATGAAGACTGTGGGATGTCATTGGTGCACGGGGATTTCTCGGTTAGAAA CCTCCTTATTTCAGATGCATCGCAAGATAGGGGATATGTGACTGTCAGCCCCATTGACTTTGAATCATCCCACTATGGCCGTCGTGATCAAGACCTCGCACAAATCATGGGTGACCTCTACATCCTAGAGATTGTGAAAGGTGTGAAGATGGGCCgcaccctcctccagcaTATTATACGAGGATATCCGGTACTGCATGAGGAGGAAATCTTCCACACAGCTTGCTATGTAGGGATCATGATTATTGTATGGACATTCGCCATAGGAATTGGAATGACGGTGGAACAGGAGGAACAAATCATTCTCTTCGCAAGGGATCTCATTGTGAGGAGTCAGGAGAGAGATCGTGCCTGGCTGGAGACTACCATTGTGGGATGTCTATTTCAAGAGTCGCAAGGAGTGTAG
- the TUB4 gene encoding gamma-tubulin mipA (COG:Z;~EggNog:ENOG410PFDU;~InterPro:IPR023123,IPR002454,IPR008280,IPR036525, IPR037103,IPR000217,IPR018316,IPR003008,IPR017975;~PFAM:PF03953;~antiSMASH:Cluster_3.1;~go_component: GO:0000930 - gamma-tubulin complex [Evidence IEA];~go_component: GO:0005874 - microtubule [Evidence IEA];~go_function: GO:0003924 - GTPase activity [Evidence IEA];~go_function: GO:0005525 - GTP binding [Evidence IEA];~go_process: GO:0007017 - microtubule-based process [Evidence IEA];~go_process: GO:0007020 - microtubule nucleation [Evidence IEA];~go_process: GO:0031122 - cytoplasmic microtubule organization [Evidence IEA]) produces the protein MPREIITIQAGQCGNNVGAQFWQQLCLEHGISQDGNLEDFATEGGDRKDVFFYQSDDTRYIPRAILLDLEPRVLNAIQAGPYRNIYNPENFFIGQQGIGAGNNWGAGYSAGEVVQEEIFDMIDREADGSDSLEGFMFLHSIAGGTGSGLGSFILERMNDRFPKKLIQTYSVFPDTQSADVVVNPYNSLLAMRRLTQNADSVVVLDNGALSRIVADRLHVQEPSFQQTNQLVSTVMSASTTTLRYPGYMHNDLVGIIASLIPTPRSHFLITSYTPFTGDNIEQAKTVRKTTVLDVMRRLLQPKNRMVSINPSKSSCYISILNIIQGEADPTDVHKSLLRIRERRLASFIPWGPASIQVALTKKSPYMQNTHRVSGLMLANHTSVATLFKRIVQQYDRLRKRNAFLEQYKKESPFSDGLGEFDEARAVVMDLVGEYEAAEKEDYLDPEAGKEKEMGV, from the exons ATGCCCAG GGAAATCATAACGATCCAAGCCGGCCAGTGCGGTAACAATG TCGGCGCTCAATTCTGGCAGCAGCTATGTCTTGAGCACGGCATAAGCCAGGATGGAAACCTGGAGGATTTCGCGACCGAGGGCGGCGATCGTAAAGACGTCTTCTTCTATCAG AGTGATGATACCCGCTATATTCCTCGAGCGATCCTGCTCGATTTAGAACCCAGG GTCCTCAATGCCATCCAGGCTGGTCCGTACCGAAACATCTACAATCCGGAGAACTTCTTTATCGGACAACAGGGTATTGGCGCAGGAAACAACTGGGGGGCGGGCTATTCCGCAGGCGAGGTCGTGCAAGAAGAGATCTTTGACATGATTGATCGAGAAGCGGATGGCAGTGACTCTTTGGAG GGATTCATGTTCCTGCATTCAATTGCAGGCGGTACGGGTTCAGGGCTGGGCAGTTTCATACTGGAACGCATGAATGATCGGTTCCCCAAGAAGTTGATACAGACTTACTCTGTCTTTCCCGATACGCAGTCTGCGGACGTCGTGGTCAACCCATACAACAGTTTGCTTGCAATGAGGAGGTTGACGCAGAATGCGGACTCTGTG GTGGTATTGGATAACGGTGCACTTTCAAGAATTGTCGCGGATAGGCTCCACGTACAAGAGCCTTCTTTCCAGCAAACGAACCAGCTT GTTTCTACCGTTATGTCTGCTTCTACGACGACCCTTCGATACCCCGGCTATATGCACAATGACCTCGTGGGAATCATCGCTTCCCTCATCCCTACACCGCGCAGCCACTTCCTGATCACCTCATACACCCCGTTCACCGGCGACAACATCGAACAGGCCAAGACAGTGCGTAAGACCACTGTTTTGGATGTCATGCGTCGTCTGCTGCAGCCGAAGAACCGCATGGTctccatcaaccccagcaaGTCCAGCTGCTACATCAGTATACTCAACATAATCCAGGGAGAAGCAGACCCGACGGATGTGCACAAATCACTCCTTCGTATTCGGGAGCGACGCCTGGCATCCTTCATTCCCTGGGGACCAGCGAGCATCCAAGTCGCATTGACCAAGAAGTCACCCTACATGCAGAATACCCACCGCGTTAGCGGTCTGATGCTGGCGAACCACACCTCGGTGGCGACACTGTTCAAACGTATCGTGCAACAATACGACCGTCTGCGGAAGCGAAACGCTTTCTTAGAGCAATACAAGAAAGAGAGCCCCTTCTCGGACGGCCTGGGCGAGTTCGACGAAGCCAGAGCAGTGGTCATGGATCTCGTCGGCGAGTACGAAGCcgcggagaaggaagattaCCTGGATCCAGAAGCaggaaaggagaaggagatgggagTGTGA
- a CDS encoding DMT family transporter (COG:S;~EggNog:ENOG410PJMY;~InterPro:IPR031581,IPR026505;~PFAM:PF16965,PF00892;~SMCOG1166:transporter, EamA family;~TransMembrane:10 (i70-94o106-125i171-192o204-222i229-246o270-286i307-326o346-367i374-393o399-422i);~antiSMASH:Cluster_3.1;~go_component: GO:0030176 - integral component of endoplasmic reticulum membrane [Evidence IEA];~go_function: GO:0030234 - enzyme regulator activity [Evidence IEA];~go_process: GO:0006874 - cellular calcium ion homeostasis [Evidence IEA]) yields the protein MPLNRPSMHRPADTRANQPLLKDDHRGRLSNASLGHGEAEGRPMLHHSRRPTIRGVSPERNAEQETRRKYMIASGFLLLSLASFVVQTETAVYIQHELHWDKPYCMLYLTHGSWALLWPAQLLILRLQQRKLSWTAFWRRHVYLLRTTAKMVEAQDLHLTSRDSQRSPVRYMLKTTAFVTTALTIAGGSWYVAVNMTTASDLTAIYNCSAFFAYAFSIPLLNDKLRFDKVFAVVVAIFGVLVVAYGDRDESKKTADGTVGKAHDEAENRLFGNIIIGVGSVLYGLYEVLYKRYACPPEGTSPGRSMIFANTFGSLIGCFTLLVLWIPLPILHILGLETFRWPTGEAAWMLMISVLANATFSGSFLVLISLTSPVLSSVAALLTIFLVAIADWLRTGQPPSAAAIIGGILIIGAFFLLSWSTYREMNEERKKSMANDQSESDLDE from the exons ATGCCCTTGAATCGCCCATCTATGCATCGCCCAGCCGACACCCGAGCAAACCAGCCTTTGCTCAAGGATGACCACAGAGGGCGACTGTCAAACGCCAGCCTGGGCCATGGGGAGGCAGAGGGCAGGCCCATGCTACACCATTCGCGGCGGCCTACAATCAGGGGTGTGAGCCCGGAGCGCAACGCGGAGCAGGAGACTCGGCGCAAGTACATGATCGCGTCGGGATTCCTGTTGTTGAGTCTGGCTAGTTTCGTGGTGCAGACGGAGACCGCGGTATATATTCAGCATGAGTTACACTGGGATAAACCATACTGCATGCT CTATCTTACACACGGTTCCTGGGCTCTACTTTGGCCGGCAcaactcctcatcctccgattGCAGCAGCGTAAACTCTCTTGGACAGCGTTCTGGCGACGCCATGTCTATCTCCTTCGGACGACCGCCAAGATGGTGGAAGCTCAAGATCTACACCTCACTTCTCGCGACTCCCAACGATCACCGGTTCGATACATGCTCAAAACGACCGCGTTTGTCACCACCGCTCTCACCATAGCCGGTGGCTCTTGGTATGTCGCGGTCAACATGACAACGGCCAGTGACTTGACCGCGATCTACAACTgctccgccttcttcgcctaTGCGTTCTCTATACCCCTACTCAACGACAAGCTTCGCTTCGACAAAGTGTTTGCCGTCGTGGTAGCCATTTTCGGCGTTCTGGTCGTCGCGTATGGAGATAGGGACGAAAGTAAGAAGACTGCAGATGGTACAGTCGGCAAAGCGCATGATGAGGCAGAAAATAGACTCTTCGGGAACATCATTATCGGAGTTGGTAGTGTGCTCTATGGGTTGTACGAGGTGCTCTACAAGAGATATGCTTGCCCTCCAGAGGGCACGAGTCCCGGCCGGAGCATGATCTTTGCCAACACTTTTGGCAGTCTCATTGGGTGCTTCacccttcttgttctctgGATTCCTCTGCCCATTCTCCATATCCTGGGCTTGGAAACGTTTCGCTGGCCTACTGGTGAAGCTGCATGGATGCTTATGATCTCTGTCCTTGCTAATGCTA CATTCTCCGGCTCCTTCCTGGTTCTCATCTCGCTCACTTCCCCCGTCCTCTCTTCTGTAGCAGCGCTGCTtaccatcttcctcgtcgccatCGCTGACTGGCTCCGAACCGGCCAGCCCCCCTCCGCCGCGGCTATCATCGGCGGTATCCTTATCATTGGTGCCTTCTTCCTGCTAAGTTGGAGCACATACCGAGAAATGAACGAAGAGCGCAAGAAAAGCATGGCAAATGACCAGTCCGAGTCCGACCTCGATGAATAG
- a CDS encoding putative MFS transporter (COG:G;~EggNog:ENOG410QDJB;~InterPro:IPR020846,IPR011701,IPR036259;~PFAM:PF07690;~SMCOG1106:major facilitator transporter;~TransMembrane:10 (i187-205o217-236i248-268o280-301i362-382o394-414i421-441o453-475i487-508o520-541i);~antiSMASH:Cluster_3.1;~go_function: GO:0022857 - transmembrane transporter activity [Evidence IEA];~go_process: GO:0055085 - transmembrane transport [Evidence IEA]), with protein sequence MSLVIARSFAVKNHPDEEASGYPTSDIEKKTVISVTQESTAASTDEVLSGSHKKKWSWFHRSRTPDPNAIATQPSVYDDPDLVEEYKPRPDWEGIHRFDPAARWTWAEENKIVRKLDLRIIIWACIMITALELDKSNIQQANADNFLTDIRLSRDDYNLGNTLYRLCFMFSEIPTQIISKRIGCDRWIPIQMIAWSIVASCQFWLSNRVSFLVCRALIGLVSGGFTPTVILYLSYFYKHHELSIRLGYWYAASSLADMLAGILAYGILHLGGHGGQAGWRWLFLIEGLLTLALGLLAIVLLPPSATQTAHWARGKKGWFTAREETIMVNRLLREDPSKGSMHNRQPLTAKLVWMSIKDFDLWPLYIVGMLFSAPYTTVSQYFTLQLKDYGFSTFNTILLSLPCSVIGIITRILLTYGGEIFGSLAWMGVVAQLWCLPFLIYMNVVDLSEANKWIVWSVLTLFLGFPNAHALQAGWVSRNSNSVRTRAIAAAIYNMSVQLSAIIASNIYRDWDAPRYVVGNRVLLSIVSVNMAIYLATKVYYMLRNRQRDQKWNAMTEDQRVDYVATTRDEGNRRLDFRFAH encoded by the exons ATGTCTCTTGTCATTGCTCGCTCGTTTGCGGTCAAGAATCACCCAGATGAGGAAGCAAGTGGCTATCCAACGTCAGAcatcgagaagaagaccgtgaTAAGTGTGACGCAGGAATCTACCGCCGCTTCCACCGATGAAGTACTCAGTGGGTCCCACAAGAAGAAATGGAGTTGGTTCCATCGATCTCGGACCCCTGACCCTAATGCCATTGCAACACAACCGTCGGTGTATGATGACCCTGACCTTGTTGAGGAATACAAACCACGTCCCGATTGGGAAGGCATTCATCGCTTCGACCCGGCAGCAAGATGGACTTGGGCTGAAGAAAAT AAAATCGTCAGAAAGCTGGACCTCCGTATCATTATATGGGCCTGCATAATGATAACTGCCCTGGAACTCGATAAGTCTAATATCC AGCAAGCCAATGCCGATAATTTCCTGACCGATATCCGCCTAAGTCGTGATG ATTACAATTTGGGGAACACATTGTACAGACTGTGCTTTATGTTCAGTGAAATACCCACCCAGATCATCAGCAAGAGGATTGGCTGCGACAGGTGGATCCCTATACAGATGATCGCGTGGTCGATTGTGGCTAGCTGCCAATTCTGGCTATCCAACAGAGTTTCCTTCCTGGTCTGCCGAGCTTTGATAGGATTGGTTTCAGGTGGCTTCACGCCCACT GTCATCCTTTATCTTTCGTACTTTTACAAGCACCATGAGCTATCGATACGTCTTGGATACTGGTATGCAGCATCCTCTCTGGCCGATATGCTGGCAGGAATACTTGCGTATGGGATCCTCCACCTGGGCGGTCATGGTGGGCAAGCTGGTTGGCGATGGCTTTTCTTGATTGAG GGCCTCCTCACCCTGGCGTTAGGCCTTCTTGCTATTGTTCTACTGCCACCTTCAGCGACACAAACAGCTCACTGGGCTCGTGGAAAGAAGGGCTGGTTTACAGCAAG GGAGGAGACCATCATGGTCAATCGCCTCTTACGAGAAGACCCGAGTAAGGGCTCAATGCATAATCGCCAACCACTAACAGCCAAGCTTGTATGGATGAGTATCAAAGACTTTGATTTGTGGCCGTTATACATTGTCGGAATGCTGTTCTCGGCACCCTATA CTACTGTTTCGCAGTATTTTACATTGCAGTTGAAGGATTATGGGTTCAGCACCTTCAACACCATTCTACTATCCCTCCCTTGCAGT GTCATCGGAATCATAACAAGAATTCTCCTCACTTATGGAGGAGAGATATTCGGCTCACTTGCCTGGATGGGAGTTGTGGCGCAGCTTTGGTGCTTGCCGTTCCTCATTTACATGAATGTAGTGGACCTGAGCGAAGCCAACAAGTGGATCGTATGGAGCGTTCTTACGCTCTTCCTCGGGTTCCCTAACG CTCATGCTCTCCAAGCTGGATGGGTATCCCGCAATTCGAACAGCGTGCGAACTCGGGCTATTGCAGCTGCGATATACAATATGTCTGTACAACTATCTGCCATCATAGCTTCGAACATATATCGGGATT GGGATGCACCACGTTATGTGGTCGGAAACCGAGTACTCTTGTCTATTGTGAGCGTCAACATGGCTATCTACTTGGCGACCAAAGTGTACTATATGCTACGGAACCGACAACGGGACCAGAAGTGGAACGCGATGACTGAAGATCAACGAGTCGACTATGTTGCAACCACAAGAGACGAGGGAAATCGGCGGTTAGATTTCCGGTTCGCACACTAG
- a CDS encoding aldo/keto reductase family protein (COG:C;~EggNog:ENOG410PM5J;~InterPro:IPR020471,IPR036812,IPR023210;~PFAM:PF00248;~SMCOG1039:aldo/keto reductase family oxidoreductase;~antiSMASH:Cluster_3.1;~go_function: GO:0016491 - oxidoreductase activity [Evidence IEA];~go_process: GO:0055114 - oxidation-reduction process [Evidence IEA]), with translation MPLLAQNPTPRVILGLMTFGPNEAGGARITSLEDFNKCLDYFQQQGFNEVDTARIYVGGEQEAFTAQAKWKERGLTLATKVYPKVPGTHKPNVLRETLETSLKQLGTDSVDIFYLHAPDRSVPFAETLEAVNELHKEGKFVELGLSNYTAFEVAEIVTICNERGWVRPTIYQAMYNAITRSIETELIHACKRYGIDIVIYNPLAGGLLSGKYKTQDVPEEGRYSDKGDSGSLYRRRYFKDATFDALRIIEPVVEKHGLTLPETAFRWIRHHSALNINDNGRDGIIVGVSSLSQLESNLKDIQKGPLPDEVVEALDKAWLVAKASAPDYWHLELKYTYDTKEALFKPSAKA, from the exons ATGCCGCTCCTCGCACAGAACCCCACTCCCCGGGTTATCCTCGGCTTGATGACCTTTGGCCCTAATGAAGCTGGGGGTGCTCGGATCACCTCCCTTGAGGATTTCAACAAATGCCTGGACTATTTCCAACAGCAAGGTTTCAATGAGGTCGACACGGCAAGAATTTATGTTggaggagaacaagaagcgTTCACTGCTCAAGCCAAATGGAAGGAACGTGGTCTGACTCTGGCAACAAAGGTGTATCCGAAAGTCCCGGGCACCCACAAGCCTAATGTCTTGCGAGAAACCCTCGAAACATCTTTGAAGCAATTGGGAACAGACAGCGTTGACATCTTTTATCTGCATGCACCCGACAGGTCGGTTCCCTTCGCGGAAACCTTGGAAGCTGTCAATGAACTGCACAAGGAAGGCAAATTCGTAGAACTCGGTCTGAGTAACTACACTGCCTTCGAGGTTGCGGAGATTGTGACCATCTGCAACGAACGAGGCTGGGTCCGGCCAACGATTTACCAGGCCATGTACAATGCCATCA CACGCAGCATAGAGACCGAGCTAATCCACGCTTGCAAGCGCTACGGCATTGACATTGTAATTTACAACCCCCTTGCTGGAGGACTCCTCTCGGGCAAGTATAAGACCCAAGATGTGCCAGAAGAAGGTAGGTACAGTGACAAGGGCGATAGCGGATCATTGTACCGCCGTCGGTATTTCAAGGATGCTACCTTTGACGCTTTGAGAATTATCGAGCCTGTCGTGGAAAAGCATGGATTGACATTGCCTGAGACTGCGTTTCGGTGGATCCGTCATCACTCTGCATTGAATATCAACGATAATGGCCGTGATGGAATTATAGTCGGAGTGAGTAGCCTTTCTCAACTGGAGAGCAATCTCAAGGATATTCAGAAGGGCCCGCTACCCGATGAAGTGGTTGAGGCTCTGGACAAGGCCTGGTTGGTTGCGAAGGCTTCGGCTCCCGACTATTGGCACCTCGAGCTCAAATATACCTACGATACCAAAGAGGCGTTGTTCAAGCCTAGTGCGAAGGCTTGA